A stretch of Methanobrevibacter sp. DNA encodes these proteins:
- a CDS encoding TIGR04083 family peptide-modifying radical SAM enzyme yields MTFHVMIIPTLNCPSNCKYCWGSENKKEMMDLEIIDQLIYWLSDFRDDKVHFTFHGGEPLLAGYDFYKEALEKLSKLPNLEGFSLQSNIWLLTDELIDLFLKYNVVVSTSIDGPKKINDFQRGEGYFDKTMSKFRLAKDKGLIINFVLTVTDYSKDFSDELYDFFKNEKMNLKIHAALPSLRGDNADPWALDQEEHGKLLVEWLDKYLYDLDKFTVMDLDHICKSSLRRRGTLCTFADCIGTTLAVGFDGSIYPCYRFVGMDEYVLGNVSQNPSFDDLKSSDAWAKLMEFRQYVDENCKKCRHVKYCEGGCPYNAIVAYQTPKAVDPQCTAYKMIFDEVSKRMNKEFAKSAFGLGAPAPKKEGDPFSIMDLAMKH; encoded by the coding sequence AAACTGTCCGTCAAATTGCAAATATTGTTGGGGTTCTGAAAATAAAAAAGAAATGATGGATTTGGAAATAATTGACCAGTTAATTTACTGGTTAAGTGATTTTAGAGATGATAAAGTTCATTTCACTTTCCATGGTGGGGAACCGTTACTTGCAGGTTATGATTTTTATAAAGAGGCTCTTGAAAAACTGTCAAAATTACCTAATCTTGAAGGATTCTCACTTCAAAGTAATATTTGGCTTTTAACAGATGAACTGATTGACTTATTTTTAAAATATAATGTTGTTGTAAGTACAAGTATTGACGGACCTAAAAAAATCAATGATTTCCAGAGAGGTGAGGGCTACTTTGACAAGACAATGTCCAAATTCCGATTGGCTAAGGATAAGGGTCTTATAATCAATTTTGTTTTGACTGTAACTGATTACTCCAAAGATTTCTCAGATGAACTGTATGATTTCTTTAAAAATGAAAAGATGAATCTGAAGATTCATGCAGCTCTTCCTTCTTTAAGGGGAGACAATGCAGATCCTTGGGCGCTTGATCAGGAAGAACATGGCAAATTGCTTGTTGAATGGTTGGACAAATATCTTTATGACTTGGATAAATTCACAGTAATGGATTTGGACCATATCTGCAAAAGCTCATTGAGAAGAAGAGGAACTCTTTGCACATTTGCCGACTGTATAGGAACAACTTTGGCTGTCGGTTTTGATGGTTCTATTTATCCATGTTACAGATTTGTTGGTATGGATGAGTATGTTTTGGGTAATGTTTCTCAAAATCCAAGTTTTGATGATTTGAAATCTTCTGATGCATGGGCAAAGCTCATGGAATTTAGGCAGTATGTTGATGAAAATTGTAAGAAATGCCGACATGTGAAATACTGTGAAGGAGGATGTCCTTACAATGCGATTGTTGCATATCAAACTCCAAAAGCTGTTGATCCTCAATGTACAGCTTATAAAATGATTTTTGATGAAGTTTCAAAAAGAATGAATAAGGAATTTGCAAAATCAGCATTTGGATTGGGTGCTCCTGCACCTAAAAAAGAAGGTGATCCATTCAGTATAATGGATTTGGCCATGAAACATTAG